From the Coffea eugenioides isolate CCC68of chromosome 1, Ceug_1.0, whole genome shotgun sequence genome, the window CTCGACTGGAGTCTTGCATATACGTAGGACTCACGTATTTGTAGCTTGATGCATTCAGACAGCGGGTCCATAAAGGAAAAGGCCTAACAATAAAAGAAgataggattaatctttcctacactgacagtgtatacactatcggcgttggatgaatgacaactatgcaaaatttgaatttgaaattcaacttttgcacacatgtcagGAATCCAACACTGATAGTGTACACACCGTCAGTGTAGAAAAGATTTACTCTAAAAGATACTATAAAAAATGGGTAATGCATAATGATGCAAGAAAATGCACGTACTCAAAATATGCACCACATGATTTATAAGTGAGTTTGTAAACAACGTCCACCAAATATTTTATGGATAAATCTTTTACACATTAACAGTACATATATACTAGCTGATCTAAATGCATGctctatatacaaaatttgatgtttaaattcaaatttaaatgaTGTGACATTCATTCAACCCCGATAAcatagaaaaaattaattcatattttattagtttagatAGTGGAGGATATCATTCTTGTCTCATGTGACGTCAAAAATATTGAACCGTACCGCAAGTACATGCTCCATAATGAGAATTattccttttttatttatttattttttggtaagACAGGTAAAGAAGAAATTCAAGCTTTACACTAAGAATGCTTTGGAGAGGGTAGGGGTCCTTATGAAGGCGTTCTCTGCACAAGACAAAACATCAGCACAAGCACTGATTTTGCAATCCAAGTCCTTGGCTCGCACGGGAACCAAATTGCTTGGGAGTATCAAATCCAAGCAAGTAAGCTCACTTGAAAAGCTTTATCCTCATGGGGCTACAACTTCTATTATAGGCATTGGACCATAGACACTAAATATTTACgttgatttttttctttcccttatGAAACAGGAAAGCATGCTATGGGGAAGGCTTCCActcaaatttttgaaaccttacTGCATGAATCCAGGACAGATATTGCAAGAAATTGAGACACCTTTAAGAGGGATGGAAATTGCCTTGTCCAATGGTACTGTACCATTTCCAGAGCGCAAAGATGATCTAGCAGGAATTGAGGAGCATATTTCGCGTCAAATTAAAAGCATGCCCCTTGTTTTAGCAACTACTGTCCCCGAAGCAAATGCAGAAAACGTTGCTGAGTCCCTCCAAACTCTTCAAACCGTCCCAACAGACCATAGACAATTACCctctattttcttctttttttgtttgaagCTGCTACAAGCAAAATTAGTTACCACCTCAGCAATCAGTTCTATCAAAGAAGGGTCAACTGGTCCAGAAAAACAGGAGAAATGGTTCTTCATACGGATATGGAGAAATTTATCCATCAACATAAACAAAAGCAGGCTTATGCCAGCTTTCAAATGCTCACTTTCATTAGGGCTAGCTGTGTTCTTTGGATCATTATACAGCAAGGAAAACGGATTTTGGGCAGGATTGCCTGTTGCCATAAGCCTTGCATCAGCCAGAGAAGCAACATTTAAAGTTGCAAATGTTAAGGCTCAGGGAACAGTAATAGGAACGGTGTACGGAGTATTCGGTTGCTTTATTTTCGGAAAATATGTTCCGATACAGTTACTATCCCTTTTTCCATGGTTCATTTTCTGCAGCTTTTTGCGGCGCAGCCGCATGTATGGTCAGGCGGGAGGAATTTCAGCAGTTATAGGGGCAGTACTATTATTAGGAAGGAAAGATTTTGGTCCCCCAAGTGAATTTGCAATAGCAAGAATCACAGAAACTTTCATTGGACTATCTTGTTCAGTCGTGGTAGAACTAGTTTTACAGCCCACAAGAGGTTCTGCTCTAGCGAAAGTTCAGCTCTTCAAGAATTTTGAAGTGATGCGAAATTCTATTGGTGCGGTTAGTCTCACTGCCAGCAAGGCCAACTTGGAGGAAAGCCTGAAAAAGCTTAAACTCCAAGTGAATGAACTAGGAAAATTCATTGGTGAAGCTGAGGTGGAACCCAATTTTTGGTTTTTGCCTTTTAACAGTGCTTGTTACCGTAAGCTCTGGGTGCCCTTGTCCGAGATGGTGGAGTTCCTACTTTTCATCACTCGGGCAATTCAATTTCTCCATCAAGAATCAGGAAGAGTGGACACCAACTTGTGGAAGGAAAGTATGAGGAAGATAAATGCTGATCTCAAGAATTTCAAGGAAATGGTTGACTCTTCAATAAAGTGTTTTGAGGAGGTCAGTCTGGTAAAATCACTCGTGTTACTGGACAAAGAGATGGAAAGGAAAAACATTTCTCTTGATCTTGAATCGGGGAAATCACCAAAAATCCCTTCTATGATGAAACTACCAGGTTCAGATGAAGAAGTGATCATTGAGAAAACTCTAAGCCATTATCTCCAGCATTGCAACGAATTCCTTGAGGCTATTCATGCTGATAAAGGTGAGAAGGAGCTCAAGAGCCGCATTGCATTGATTTTGAGCTGTATTGGTTTCTGCATCAGGGGGCTTGTAAGGGAGACCAGAGAGATTGAGAAGGCTATTAAAGAACTTGTGCAGTGGGAGAACCCGTCAAGCCTTGTGAATTTGCATGACATTTCTAGCAAGATACGTGCtttagcagcagcagcagctgcAGACGCCGACATGTGTGAAAAATTGTAGCTAAACCATAGCAAAGATTTGATTCCAAGGAAATGATGATTTTTGCAGGTGTAACTGATCATTCCTGAAACCCCCTCGCGCGAATTTTGCTTCTGTTGATCACGCGATTAAGCTTTACAAATCAGTATTATGACCTGAAAAGTAACTTAGCAAAGCTAATGAACAAATTTTCGCAAGTTTCTTATACGAGAAGTGATAATCCCNNNNNNNNNNNNNNNNNNNNNNNNNNNNNNNNNNNNNNNNNNNNNNNNNNNNNNNNNNNNNNNNNNNNNNNNNNNNNNNNNNNNNNNNNNNNNNNNNNNNNNNNNNNNNNNNNNNNNNNNNNNNNNNNNNNNNNNNNNNNNNNNNNNNNNNNNNNNNNNNNNNNNNNNNNNNNNNNNNNNNNNNNNNNNNNNNNNNNNNNNNNNNNNNNNNNNNNNNNNNNNNNNNNNNNNNNNNNNNNNNNNNNNNNNNNNNNNNNNNNNNNNNNNNNNNNNNNNNNNNNNNNNNNNNNNNNNNNNNNNNNNNNNNNNNNNNNNNNNNNNNNNNNNNNNNNNNNNNNNNNNNNNNNNNNNNNNNNNNNNNNNNNNNNNNNNNNNNNNNNNNNNNNNNNNNNNNNNNNNNNNNNNNNNNNNNNNNNNNNNNNNNNNNNNNNNNNNNNNNNNNNNNNNNNNNNNNNNNNNNNNNNNNNNNNNNNNNNNNNNNNNNNNNNNNNNNNNNNNNNNNNNNNNNNNNNNNNNNNNNNNNNNNNNNNNNNNNNNNNNNNNNNNNNNNNNNNNNNNNNNNNNNNNNNNNNNNNNNNNNNNNNNNNNNNNNNNNNNNNNNNNNNNNNNNNNNNNNNNNNNNNNNNNNNNNNNNNNNNNNNNNNNNNNNNNNNNNNNNNNNNNNNNNNNNNNNNNNNNNNNNNNNNNNNNNNNNNNNNNNNNNNNNNNNNNNNNNNNNNNNNNNNNNNNNNNNNNNNNNNNNNNNNNNNNNNNNNNNNNNNNNNNNNNNNNNNNNNNNNNNNNNNNNNNNNNNNNNNNNNNNNNNNNNNNNNNNNNNNNNNNNNNNNNNNNNNNNNNNNNNNNNNNNNNNNNNNNNNNNNNNNNNNNNNNNNNNNNNNNNNNNNNNNNNNNNNNNNNNNNNNNNNNNNNNNNNNNNNNNNNNNNNNNNNNNNNNNNNNNNNNNNNNNNNNNNNNNNNNNNNNNNNNNNNNNNNNNNNNNNNNNNNNNNNNNNNNNNNNNNNNNNNNNNNNNNNNNNNNNNNNNNNNNNNNNNNNNNNNNNNNNNNNNNNNNNNNNNNNNNNNNNNNNNNNNNNNNNNNNNNNNNNNNNNNNNNNNNNNNNNNNNNNNNNNNNNNNNNNNNNNNNNNNNNNNNNNNNNNNNNNNNNNNNNNNNNNNNNNNNNNNNNNNNNNNNNNNNNNNNNNNNNNNNNNNNNNNNNNNNNNNNNNNNNNNNNNNNNNNNNNNNNNNNNNNNNNNNNNNNNNNNNNNNNNNNNNNNNNNNNNNNNNNNNNNNNNNNNNNNNNNNNNNNNNNNNNNNNNNNNNNNNNNNNNNNNNNNNNNNNNNNNNNNNNNNNNNNNNNNNNNNNNNNNNNNNNNNNNNNNNNNNNNNNNNNNNNNNNNNNNNNNNNNNNNNNNNNNNNNNNNNNNNNNNNNNNNNNNNNNNNNNNNNNNNNNNNNNNNNNNNNNNNNNNNNNNNNNNNNNNNNNNNNNNNNNNNNNNNNNNNNNNNNNNNNNNNNNNNNNNNNNNNNNNNNNNNNNNNNNNNNNNNNNNNNNNNNNNNNNNNNNNNNNNNNNNNNNNNNNNNNNNNNNNNNNNNNNNNNNNNNNNNNNNNNNNNNNNNNNNNNNNNNNNNNNNNNNNNNNNNNNNNNNNNNNNNNNNNNNNNNNNNNNNNNNNNNNNNNNNNNNNNNNNNNNNNNNNNNNNNNNNNNNNNNNNNNNNNNNNNNNNNNNNNNNNNNNNNNNNNNNNNNNNNNNNNNNNNNNNNNNNNNNNNNNNNNNNNNNNNNNNNNNNNNNNNNNNNNNNNNNNNNNNNNNNNNNNNNNNNNNNNNNNNNNNNNNNNNNNNNNNNNNNNNNNNNNNNNNNNNNNNNNNNNNNNNNNNNNNNNNNNNNNNNNNNNNNNNNNNNNNNNNNNNNNNNNNNNNNNNNNNNNNNNNNNNNNNNNNNNNNNNNNNNNNNNNNNNNNNNNNNNNNNNNNNNNNNNNNNNNNNNNNNNNNNNNNNNNNNNNNNNNNNNNNNNNNNNNNNNNNNNNNNNNNNNNNNNNNNNNNNNNNNNNNNNNNNNNNNNNNNNNNNNNNNNNNNNNNNNNNNNNNNNNNNNNNNNNNNNNNNNNNNNNNNNNNNNNNNNNNNNNNNNNNNNNNNNNNNNNNNNNNNNNNNNNNNNNNNNNNNNNNNNNNNNNNNNNNNNNNNNNNNNNNNNNNNNNNNNNNNNNNNNNNNNNNNNNNNNNNNNNNNNNNNNNNNNNNNNNNNNNNNNNNNNNNNNNNNNNNNNNNNNNNNNNNNNNNNNNNNNNNNNNNNNNNNNNNNNNNNNNNNNNNNNNNNNNNNNNNNNNNNNNNNNNNNNNNNNNNNNNNNNNNNNNNNNNNNNNNNNNNNNNNNNNNNNNNNNNNNNNNNNNNNNNNNNNNNNNNNNNNNNNNNNNNNNNNNNNNNNNNNNNNNNNNNNNNNNNNNNNNNNNNNNNNNNNNNNNNNNNNNNNNNNNNNNNNNNNNNNNNNNNNNNNNNNNNNNNNNNNNNNNNNNNNNNNNNNNNNNNNNNNNNNNNNNNNNNNNNNNNNNNNNNNNNNNNNNNNNNNNNNNNNNNNNNNNNNNNNNNNNNNNNNNNNNNNNNNNNNNNNNNNNNNNNNNNNNNNNNNNNNNNNNNNNNNNNNNNNNNNNNNNNNNNNNNNNNNNNNNNNNNNNNNNNNNNNNNNNNNNNNNNNNNNNNNNNNNNNNNNNNNNNNNNNNNNNNNNNNNNNNNNNNNNNNNNNNNNNNNNNNNNNNNNNNNNNNNNNNNNNNNNNNNNNNNNNNNNNNNNNNNNNNNNNNNNNNNNNNNNNNNNNNNNNNNNNNNNNNNNNNNNNNNNNNNNNNNNNNNNNNNNNNNNNNNNNNNNNNNNNNNNNNNNNNNNNNNNNNNNNNNNNNNNNNNNNNNNNNNNNNNNNNNNNNNNNNNNNNNNNNNNNNNNNNNNNNNNNNNNNNNNNNNNNNNNNNNNNNNNNNNNNNNNNNNNNNNNNNNNNNNNNNNNNNNNNNNNNNNNNNNNNNNNNNNNNNNNNNNNNNNNNNNNNNNNNNNNNNNNNNNNNNNNNNNNNNNNNNNNNNNNNNNNNNNNNNNNNNNNNNNNNNNNNNNNNNNNNNNNNNNNNNNNNNNNNNNNNNNNNNNNNNNNNNNNNNNNNNNNNNNNNNNNNNNNNNNNNNNNNNNNNNNNNNNNNNNNNNNNNNNNNNNNNNNNNNNNNNNNNNNNNNNNNNNNNNNNNNNNNNNNNNNNNNNNNNNNNNNNNNNNNNNNNNNNNNNNNNNNNNNNNNNNNNNNNNNNNNNNNNNNNNNNNNNNNNNNNNNNNNNNNNNNNNNNNNNNNNNNNNNNNNNNNNNNNNNNNNNNNNNNNNNNNNNNNNNNNNNNNNNNNNNNNNNNNNNNNNNNNNNNNNNNNNNNNNNNNNNNNNNNNNNNNNNNNNNNNNNNNNNNNNNNNNNNNNNNNNNNNNNNNNNNNNNNNNNNNNNNNNNNNNNNNNNNNNNNNNNNNNNNNNNNNNNNNNNNNNNNNNNNNNNNNNNNNNNNNNNNNNNNNNNNNNNNNNNNNNNNNNNNNNNNNNNNNNNNNNNNNNNNNNNNNNNNNNNNNNNNNNNNNNNNNNNNNNNNNNNNNNNNNNNNNNNNNNNNNNNNNNNNNNNNNNNNNNNNNNNNNNNNNNNNNNNNNNNNNNNNNNNN encodes:
- the LOC113774694 gene encoding uncharacterized protein LOC113774694, coding for MSILQFQSDHAGAAWRSCVASAFRTALACTIIGCITLFGPPSFKQQVAFPAFSYVTAILLVTDATVEDTFRGCWHALYASVFGVCPAILSLWLMGPAQLTISTTAVAVALTAFVVVLPENSHLISKRIALGQTVILYVLAFINGSKTDPIMHPIHVLASTAVGAVATVLAFLLPYPSLACCEVKKKFKLYTKNALERVGVLMKAFSAQDKTSAQALILQSKSLARTGTKLLGSIKSKQESMLWGRLPLKFLKPYCMNPGQILQEIETPLRGMEIALSNGTVPFPERKDDLAGIEEHISRQIKSMPLVLATTVPEANAENVAESLQTLQTVPTDHRQLPSIFFFFCLKLLQAKLVTTSAISSIKEGSTGPEKQEKWFFIRIWRNLSININKSRLMPAFKCSLSLGLAVFFGSLYSKENGFWAGLPVAISLASAREATFKVANVKAQGTVIGTVYGVFGCFIFGKYVPIQLLSLFPWFIFCSFLRRSRMYGQAGGISAVIGAVLLLGRKDFGPPSEFAIARITETFIGLSCSVVVELVLQPTRGSALAKVQLFKNFEVMRNSIGAVSLTASKANLEESLKKLKLQVNELGKFIGEAEVEPNFWFLPFNSACYRKLWVPLSEMVEFLLFITRAIQFLHQESGRVDTNLWKESMRKINADLKNFKEMVDSSIKCFEEVSLVKSLVLLDKEMERKNISLDLESGKSPKIPSMMKLPGSDEEVIIEKTLSHYLQHCNEFLEAIHADKGEKELKSRIALILSCIGFCIRGLVRETREIEKAIKELVQWENPSSLVNLHDISSKIRALAAAAAADADMCEKL